Part of the Natrialbaceae archaeon AArc-T1-2 genome, AGCAAAAGAACGCACTCAACGTGCTGAAAGAAAAACCCGGTCAGGCGTCCACGCTCGCTCTTACGGTCGGTGTATTGTTCTTCATGCTCATGCAGGGATACACGATCTACCGTTCGATCTTCTTCTCGATCGCGGTCATGATGATCGTGAGTTCCCTGCAACCGGATTCGAGACTCGGCGTCAAGGAACTCGTCGTCGCATTCGATAAAGGAGCCCGCAACGCCACGCAGATCGCGATGGCCTGTGCCGCCGCTGCGATTGTCCTCGGGGCGTTGAACATTTCTGGACTCGGCGTCGTCTTCGGTCAGATCGTGGTCGCGCTCTCTCAAGGAATCATTCCGCTGCTGTTGATACTCGTTGCAGCCTTCTCCATCATTCTCGGGTTCGGGATGCCGACGACGGCGGCATACATTTTGGCTGCCTCCCTTCTAGCGCCCGGACTTGCGGAGGTGGGACTCGCAGGACTGCCGGGGCATTTCTTCATCTTCACGTTCGCCGTGTATTCGACGCTCACACCGCCCGTCGCTCTCGCAGCGTTCGCCGCCGGTCAGATCGCGGATGCAGACCCCATCAGAATCGCTCTCATCGCGATGAAGATCGTTCTCCCCACCTTTATCATTCCAGCCCGGTACGTCCTCTACCCGGCAATTCTACTGGAGATGGCGTGGGCGTACGTGCTTCTTGACGTCTTCATCCTCTCGGTCGCCGTCATCGCGATCCAGGCGGGTATCTGGGGATGGCCGGTCAAAAACAAGATGGCACGCGGGTTCGCGACGTTCGGTGCACTGGTTTTGATCGTTCCACCACCGCTCCTTCCGATCGGCGTCATCGAACTGGCCGCTCTCGGCCTCGTGCTCGTGGCTTTCGCTGGCGTCTTACACGTCACGGCTGAACGTCGTGCACAGCAGCCAACGGCGTAAACACCGTTAGCGTTTTGGTTCCCCTTTCACTGTATTATCTATGGCACCCGCAGATGACGCCTCGAACAACGAAAACCCAATTGCCGAATTCCTGGGGCTGATTCCGACGTCACTGTTCGTTATTTTCATCACCTTTCTCTGGGCGGGCTCACTGTATCAATCGCTCGAGCAGTACGATCTCGCACCGGTACTGACGTACAGCATTATCGTCGGCAGTGCAATTCCCGTTGGCATGCTGTTTCGGCGTCTCCACGTACGTATCAAAGAGCGATAAGCTGTTCTTTCCGCTCACGCGATGTTCGTTCGGCTGAGACGGACCCCTCGTCCTCCAAGATGCCGACGAGGACGGGTTCGGACACCAGTTCTGACCGACGATCCAGATACAACGGGGTGAAACCTGCCGTTCCGGCAGATCGCTACAGCAGACCGTACCCAGCGGTTACGCGTCCTGTTCGTCGATAACGGAAACCGTTGGAGCTGGCGAATTCAGCAGGACCTGCTGTGCTACGCTCCCGAAGATGGCTTTTCCGGTCGGAGATTTCTTTCGGGGACCGATAACGACGTACCTCGCGTCAACGTCCCCAGCGTATTCGACGATCTCCGTGCTCGGTTCGCCGACCAGCCCAACACACTCCAACTGATCGGAGCGGTCACCGACCACGTCTTCAGCCGCTCGAGCAGCGATATTCTGTTCGTCGATGTCGTCAATCGGTCCACCTTCCTGATTCGCTGTTGCCCGCCGTCGTTCGTTTGCTTCGGATTCGGCCATCACGTGAACGACGTGAACTGGATCGTCGAACGCCATCGATAGTGACAGCGCCTCGTCGATGACCGAAGTCGCGTGCTCGTCCGGGTCGATTGCAGCGACGATTACCATAGAGGCTATGTTGTGCAAGAATGACCATTAACCTTCCGCCCCACGTCCTCAGAGCCACCGATCGCCGACGCCGAGACGTGTGTGAACTTTTTTATACTTTCCGTGCGACTGCAACGATCGAATGGACGACGATCACAACGCAGAACGGACGCTGCCGACCGACGTCGACAAACGAGTCGAAGAGGTACCGGATCCGAACGAGCGGTACACCTGTCTCGGGCCGGAGTCGAGACGGGTGTTCGCCGACTGGCTCACCCCGATCGAGAACCACTACGTTCTCCATCGTTCGAACACGCCCGATCTCGACGCGTCCTCGTGGACGGTGTCACTGACGGGAGCACTCGATGGAGTGACGCTCTCGGTCGAGGAGCTCAAGACGGAGTATCCGACGCTCACCGTCGCTCACACGATGGAGTGTGCGGGGAACTGCCGGGCGTACTTCGATCCGCCCGTTTCCAGCGTCGAGTGGGGACTCGAGGGCGTCAGCACCGCGGTGTGGACGGGTGCGTCCCTGCAAGCGGTGTTGACTGACCACGGGCTCGAGAACGAGGACACGTGGGTGACGGCGATCGGCGGTGACGATCCGGGAACGGACGGGGACGCCTTCGCTCGCTCGATTCCGACGTCGAAGGCTCTGAAGGACTGCATCCTCGCCTACGAGATGAACGGCACGGAGCTTCCCAGAGAGCACGGTGCTCCCGTCAGACTGCTCGTTCCTGGCTGGTACGGCGTCAACAGCGTGAAGTGGCTCGAGGAACTCCGCGTCATGGACACGATGGTCTACGGTCCGGAGTGGGACCAGCGACGCGGTGAACCGTACTACACGCGATGGCAACAGGAGGGGTATCGGATCGTCCCGGCCGGGGAAGAGCCGGAGCCGAACCCGTCCGTGCCGGTCTTCGATACCTGGGACCAGCTTCGCCACGACGAGATCGACCATCCATATACCTTCGACGCGAACGTCAAATCGATCATCGCACACCCGACGGGCGAAGAACCGGTCACGCAACGCGAGGACGGGACCGTCGAGGTGCTTGGCGTCGCGTGGGCCGGGGACGACGACGTGACGACGGTCGAGATCTCGACTGACGGAGGGGAGACGTGGGAGACGGGACGATTCCTCCACCCACCCGTCCCGAACGCGTGGCGCACGTTCCGGTATCTCTGGGAGCCGGAGCCGGGGGCGTACACGCTCACATCGCGGGCGACCGACGACCGTGGACGGACACAGCCTGCCACGATTGGGTCGCCGGAGACGGGGCTCGAGACGTTCGAGGACGACGTGTATCCATGGAACGAGGGCGGGTACGCGGCAAACGCGTACGAGCCACTCACCGTCGACGTAACCGTCCGCTCGGCCTCGTCGACGTAACCCGCGAACCGCTCACCCCCCGAGTGCGTCCTCGTTGACCAGGTTTGGTGGGCGCTGCCCCTCCAATGCCCGCCGGACACACCTCGCTGCGGTTCGCCGCCGTTCCGCGTTGGCTTCTTCGGAGTACCAGCCGACGTGTGGCGTCGAGAGCACGGCGTCGTGATCCCGAAGCGGGTCGTCCACCGCTGGCGGTTCCTCGGGGAAGACGTCCAGCCCGGCACCGCTTATCTCGCCGGCATCGAGTGCATCCACGAGCGCTGCCCGATCGACTATCGGACCGCGAGACGCGTTGATTAGATATGCGCTGTCGCGCATTCGGTCGAACGCTTCCTCGTCGAACATTCCCCGTGTCGAATCTGTCAGTGGCGAGTGCACCGAGACGACATCGGCGTGCTCGAGAAGCTCTTCGAATTCGAGCAACTCGACGTCGTACTCGACGACGGCGTCGTCGTCGACGTACGGATCGGATGCGACGATGTCGGCACCTAAAGCGGCGGCTCGCTCTCCGAACGCCCGTCCGATCGCTCCGAACCCGACGACGCCGACAGTCTGTGTCGAGAATCGACGAACAGGCGCCCCAACGTCTCTGTCCCACTCGCCGGCGGCGACGGAACGGTCGTACTGAGGGAGCGACCGGGTTAGCGAGATAGCCATGCCGAGAGCGTGTGTGGCGACCTCTTCCAGGCAGTACTCGGGGACGTTCGTGACGTAGATCCCCCGCTCGCCAGCCGCGTCGACGTTCACATTGTCGACACCGATTCCGTATCGGGCGATGATTCTGCAGGCGTCGAGGTCGGTAATCGTCGATCGATCCAGCTCCGCACGGAGGGTGAGTATCCCGTCGGTGCCGGCGGGAAGATCGCGAGTGACGTCGCCGACGTCCTCGGCCAACGGCTGCACCTCGGCGATGCCGTCGAGAACGTCACGTTCGATCGACAGATCGTCGAAATCGTGATCCGTCACGACCACGAGATAGTCTCCCATAGTGGTAAGCTGACGAGTTGGATCCAGAAAACTCCACCGATCGTCGGGACGTCTACGATCTCTCCGGCCGAACGGAAGCGTCACGGGCGGGAAACGTACATCGGCAGCTTCGCCCACTGGGCGAGAATGCCAGGGAAGTCGGATAGAAGATAGTATCGCGCTCGCCCGTGGACCGTCAGACCAGCAATCGGACGGCAAAGAGCAGGAAGAACGCAGCGCCGAACAGCCAGACGACGAGGCTCGTTCGCCGGGGTGAAAGCCGCGTTTCGATCACGGTCGATCGAACTCCGAGGAAGGCATGGAGCAACACCAGCCCGAGTGTGAGATCGAGTATCGGCCGATAGATTCCCCACTCGACGAGTACAACGAACCCGTACTCCGGGTACAGCTGGACACCGACGTGAGCCGCAAGAAGCGCCACGAGGGCGAGTGCGCTCACCCGGTGCAGTACCCAGGGGAGGTATCCGATCGTCGCTGGCCCTCGGGTCGGCGTATCGGTGCTCATAGGCTCACCCCCATGAGGATGACGAGTGCCGCCGATGCGCCGACTGTCAGCCAGAACGACAGCCGGTTCCCCGATGCGGTGAGCCCACCCAGTTCGACGATTACGAGGCGGATACCGTTGAACGAGTGAAAGACGAGGACCGCCAGGAGCGCGACGATTATCCACGTCGATGTTGGGTTGTAGACGCTCGATGGCGACGCCTGCAGGATCGGAACGAGTAGGTGAATGCCGATCCAAGCAAGTAATAGCCACCCCGTCAGCCGATGGAGCGTAAACGCTACGTGTCCAACCGCGAAGTTTCGCCAACTGCGAGCGGCCAGTAGATCCCGCCCGTAGATGAGTTGCTCGTCATCCATGTGTATGCTGTGAGTCGTCGAGTGGTGTGATTTGTATGACACCAGTGACGCCTGTATCGCCCAGGTGTCGTGATGGTCGTATACTGTGCGCCGATCGAAACCGTTCAGGTCGAGGGACCGATTCTGTGGATCGCGAACTGGCTTTCGCCGAGGACTTCCGAGAGCGTGTACTTCCCGTTTGCGACCTCCATAATCTCCTCCCAGAGCTGGTCGGTCGCCCAGTCGATGGGCTTGTCGCCGACTAACGCCTCGCTGACGTCGACGTCGGTCTCTTCGGGCACCCGTTCGGCGCTTCCGGGGTTCCCCGTAATCTTGATCGTCGGCATGATCGCGTTCGAGAGGGTGTGTCCCTGGCCGGTCGAGATGACCATGAAGTGAGCGCCGCCGGCACCGATACCGGTCACGCTCTCTGCGCCGTGTCCGGGCGTGTCCATGATGTACATTCCGGATTCGTCGGGGATCTCCTCGCCGTAGTCGACGAGGTCCTGAATCGGGCCGTCACCGGACTTGACCAGCGCACCGAGAGACTTCTCCTCGATCGTCGTCAGCCCACCGTCCATGTTGTCGGGCGTCGGCTGGGCACCCCGGACGTCGTAGCCGGTCGCCTGGAGGCGTTTGTCCCAGTTGTCGACGTACTCGAGGATCTTTTCGGCGACGTCGTCGTTGACGGCACGCTCGGCCAGCCCTTCTTCACCACCGAAGAACTCCGGCGTCTCAGCGAAGACACCCCGTCCACCCTGCTCGATCAGCCGCCAGACGGCCCCTGCGGTCGCGTAGTGCTGACAGAGTCCGCTGGTCGTATCGGAGGTGGCGCAGTTGATTCCGAATGTGAGATTCGAGATGTCGTGTGGCTCTCGCTGCTGTGCGGAGGCGTCCTGGACCATCTCCTGGGCGGCCTCGACGGTCGCTTGCAGTCCGTTCATCACGCCTTTTTCACCGTGGATGTTGACGCTTTCTGCGGGACGCCCCGTCTCCGCGACGTCTGCAGCCAGCTCGTCCCCGTCGACGCTCTCGCCAGCGTGTGCGACGACGACTGCACCGTAGCTGTTCGGATGCGTGGCATACCCCAGCAACGTCCGGTACGTCTGGAACACGTCCGGCTTGGTCTGACAGCGCCCCAGGGGGTGGGTGATCGGGACCGTTCCCTCGACGATGTCGGCAGCGCGCTTTACCGTGTCGTTTGCGTACGGTGCCGTCGAGATGATCGGGACGTGGTTTCGGATGCCGATACTACCGTCGGGTCGCTCGTATCCTAAGAATTCAGTCATTATTCGTCTCCGTGATAGTCACTCGCTAATCCCTTCGATCGCTTCACTGTCGGACTGGTCGCCACGGCCGTAGTTGCTATCGACGTTGTGTGTATGTACCCAGTCGCCAGCCTCGATATCTTGGCTGGCGTAGCCGATGCTCAATCCGTACTTGCATACAGTGTCACCTTCGTCGATGTCGGTGAGAGCCACTTTGTGTCCAAACGGAATGTCCTCGTTAACAGTGACCGTTCGAACTTCGTCGCCGACGGGGACGTCGACGACCTCACCCTCCTCAACCTCTCTGATGAAGGTCCCGACGTTGTCCTCCGGTGTGACGACTTCGATGTATTGCTCTGCCATTGCATACCGGCCTTCTGGTCGATAGACCATATATGTTTCGGAGAGGTGGCATTCACGGTATGCGAACACGATTAGCTCCGGAGACGATGAACCGGACGTCGTCGAGATCCGTCGTGATTCGGTAAGGACCGATGCATCGCGGCGTCCTGACTTCGGAAGCGTGAAACGGCGAACGGCCTGGATAGTCGACGTCATTCACCGGAGACAAAACATATACTTCGTAGCCGATACGAGTGTACCGCCGTGACATGGTAACAGCTACTCTGGCCGCGTCGAGCGTCTACACCGTCGCTGGGATCGAACTCACCGCGTTCGAGGCCGTCCTCGCGCTTGGAATTCTTCTCCTCGGTGGTTTCGTCAAAGGCACCGTTGGGTTCGCAGTCGGTCTCATCACGGTGGCTGGACTCGTCCAGGTATTCCCTCCCCAGATCGCCTTAGTAGCGCTCTCGATCCCGTTTTTCGTATCGAACGTCGTCGTACTGGCCGGAGACGGTGTTCCTGTGGGGTTTCTCCGGGAGCAGATCCCGTTCGTGGTCGCTCTCGTCGTCGGTCTGTTCGCAGGTGTCTGGTTGCTCACCGTCCTTTCGCCGGAACTTCTGTACCTGTTCATCGCCGGGTACGTGATGCTCTTTCTCGGGTTCCAGCACGTCGAAGAGCGGATACAGGAACACGCCTCCAGCGACAGCGCGGGAGCGTTCTCGGGATCGCTTAGCGGTCTCCTCGGCGGCGCGGTGAGCGCACCGGGCCCACCGCTTGTCATTCATACGTACCTGAACACGATCACGGATCGTCGGGCGGTGTTCGTAACCGGTGTCTCTGCACTGTTTCTCATCGCCCACGCCGTTCGAGTCCTCTTTCTCGCCCGCGCGGGTCTGTTACACGTCAGAGAGATCCTGCTTGGCGCTGTCTTTACCGTCCCGATCTTCGTCGGGGTGACGCTCGGAATCGCCTTCCGACCGCACATCGACGACGAGACGTTCACGCTGTTGATCAAGGTACTCCTGGCCGTGATCGGTATTCGGCTACTTCTGAACGGGTTCGGCTGGTAGGGCCCGCAGGCTACGAGCGGATCGTATCGACGCAGTCGGCGAGTTCGTCACTGGCGTTCTCGAGCGCTTCGCGCCGTCCGTTGATGGTGACAGCGTCCTCGTCGAGGTTTGCCCGTCGGTCCTGGATCATCCGCTGGACTTCTCTCGGAGCTGGACCGCCAGGAACGTCGTGAGCCTCGACGAACTCCCGAGGATC contains:
- a CDS encoding universal stress protein translates to MVIVAAIDPDEHATSVIDEALSLSMAFDDPVHVVHVMAESEANERRRATANQEGGPIDDIDEQNIAARAAEDVVGDRSDQLECVGLVGEPSTEIVEYAGDVDARYVVIGPRKKSPTGKAIFGSVAQQVLLNSPAPTVSVIDEQDA
- a CDS encoding UxaA family hydrolase; the encoded protein is MAEQYIEVVTPEDNVGTFIREVEEGEVVDVPVGDEVRTVTVNEDIPFGHKVALTDIDEGDTVCKYGLSIGYASQDIEAGDWVHTHNVDSNYGRGDQSDSEAIEGISE
- a CDS encoding UxaA family hydrolase; translated protein: MTEFLGYERPDGSIGIRNHVPIISTAPYANDTVKRAADIVEGTVPITHPLGRCQTKPDVFQTYRTLLGYATHPNSYGAVVVAHAGESVDGDELAADVAETGRPAESVNIHGEKGVMNGLQATVEAAQEMVQDASAQQREPHDISNLTFGINCATSDTTSGLCQHYATAGAVWRLIEQGGRGVFAETPEFFGGEEGLAERAVNDDVAEKILEYVDNWDKRLQATGYDVRGAQPTPDNMDGGLTTIEEKSLGALVKSGDGPIQDLVDYGEEIPDESGMYIMDTPGHGAESVTGIGAGGAHFMVISTGQGHTLSNAIMPTIKITGNPGSAERVPEETDVDVSEALVGDKPIDWATDQLWEEIMEVANGKYTLSEVLGESQFAIHRIGPST
- a CDS encoding C-terminal binding protein, with translation MGDYLVVVTDHDFDDLSIERDVLDGIAEVQPLAEDVGDVTRDLPAGTDGILTLRAELDRSTITDLDACRIIARYGIGVDNVNVDAAGERGIYVTNVPEYCLEEVATHALGMAISLTRSLPQYDRSVAAGEWDRDVGAPVRRFSTQTVGVVGFGAIGRAFGERAAALGADIVASDPYVDDDAVVEYDVELLEFEELLEHADVVSVHSPLTDSTRGMFDEEAFDRMRDSAYLINASRGPIVDRAALVDALDAGEISGAGLDVFPEEPPAVDDPLRDHDAVLSTPHVGWYSEEANAERRRTAARCVRRALEGQRPPNLVNEDALGG
- a CDS encoding TSUP family transporter — encoded protein: MVTATLAASSVYTVAGIELTAFEAVLALGILLLGGFVKGTVGFAVGLITVAGLVQVFPPQIALVALSIPFFVSNVVVLAGDGVPVGFLREQIPFVVALVVGLFAGVWLLTVLSPELLYLFIAGYVMLFLGFQHVEERIQEHASSDSAGAFSGSLSGLLGGAVSAPGPPLVIHTYLNTITDRRAVFVTGVSALFLIAHAVRVLFLARAGLLHVREILLGAVFTVPIFVGVTLGIAFRPHIDDETFTLLIKVLLAVIGIRLLLNGFGW
- a CDS encoding sulfite oxidase translates to MDDDHNAERTLPTDVDKRVEEVPDPNERYTCLGPESRRVFADWLTPIENHYVLHRSNTPDLDASSWTVSLTGALDGVTLSVEELKTEYPTLTVAHTMECAGNCRAYFDPPVSSVEWGLEGVSTAVWTGASLQAVLTDHGLENEDTWVTAIGGDDPGTDGDAFARSIPTSKALKDCILAYEMNGTELPREHGAPVRLLVPGWYGVNSVKWLEELRVMDTMVYGPEWDQRRGEPYYTRWQQEGYRIVPAGEEPEPNPSVPVFDTWDQLRHDEIDHPYTFDANVKSIIAHPTGEEPVTQREDGTVEVLGVAWAGDDDVTTVEISTDGGETWETGRFLHPPVPNAWRTFRYLWEPEPGAYTLTSRATDDRGRTQPATIGSPETGLETFEDDVYPWNEGGYAANAYEPLTVDVTVRSASST